The DNA window CCAGTGGGGTCTGGCTAGGGTCGAAGCCACTCTGGCTTGGGGCGTAACCCGGGATAACTCCACGATACGCATAGCCATACTCGATATGGGGATCGATGCGGGCCATGGCGACATCAATCCCAAGGTGGTGGCCGCCCAGAACTTCACGACCAGCCTCACCGTGAGTGACCGGAACGGCTACGTCACCCATGTTGCTGGCCTTGCCGCTGCTGTCACCAACAACGCCCGGGGGCATAGCGGGAATGGGCTTTGACGCGGTGCTTATGAACGGCAAGGTACTAGGCGACGATGGCAGAGGCACGTGGTCATGGGTTGCCAACGGCATCATCTGGGCGGCGCCGGCTGTGGACATCGTGTCGACCTTCCCTCGGTCATCGCTCGGGGCCGACCAGTATACCTTGATGAGCGCTACTTCCATGGCGGCCCCCTTTGTAGCCGGGTTGGCGGGACTGGTCTGGACTGCTCCGTGGGGGACGAGCAACACTGCGGTTCGCGACCGAATCCAGTCGACCGTCGATCCGATCGTAACTGACCAGCCTATTGGAGGTCGCATCAATGCGGCACGCGCGGTGGGGGCGAGGTAGCATGCCTAACGACTCGGGTAGCGTCGTGGATGGTATGCTCGGGGTTCTTAATCGGCGCCATTGGACTGGGGCTGCCCGAGCGGTTCGGCGAGCGACGGCAGACTTGGCTGACTGGTTAAAGGTGAACTATAGCGAAATAAGCCTGCGAAGGGTTACTCCAATGACGTGGCCTGACGCCAGCCTTGGCTGGCCGGAACCCGATCGGATGTACGCCCAAGTACTCACACGGGGATATGCCATAGTGCTCACTTGTGGGCACGACGAATACGAGTATCGGACGGACGGACGGCGAATATTGATCCGAGGCGAACCAAAAGGACTTGAGAAGTAGGGCTGGGCGGGCCATATGCAAAGGAGGTGGATATCTTCTATACCAAAACTGGATAACTCGCTAAGCAAATCCTGTCGGCCAATGCGGAGCAGCATCAGGTCTCTTCGGTAGTAAAAAATATAAGCGTAAAGGGAGTTGTGGTAATGTCGCGTAAATTAATAACTATGTTGTTAATTGTAGCTTGTGTTCTTTCGCTGGTCGTAACATCAGGCGCCAAAGTTACCATCCTTGAAGAGAACGTACCATTCTACGGCGATCTCGATGGCAACAAGCTTTCAGACGATCTCGACGACTTACTTGCAAAGAGAAGCCCTGGTGAAAAGATATCCGTTATTGTTGTTCTCGACAGAGCCCCTCAGGACGAAGTTTTGCACGACCTCTCGCTTGGTGCTGCTGAGCTGAAGGGTCGCTGGGAACATGCTATTCAAGGTTTCTCGGTGGATATGACTCCGGGGCGCATTAGAGCTATGGCCAGACATCCTTTTATTCAGAGAATAGACTTGGAGCGCACATACCATGCTCTCGGCTTGGGCTCGGCCACAACGTGGACCGGGGTTCAAGCGGCACGTAGTACATATGCTGTGTGCGGTGATCGCGACGGCAATAGGCTTACCTATTCAAGAGACGATGTCGTGATCGCAATTCTTGATACCGGTATTCATGCGGGTCATGTGGACCTAGACGGTGGCAAGGTCATCGGCTGGTTCGATGCCATCAATGGCAGGACAACGGCTTACGATGACCAAGGTCATGGAACGCATGTGGCTGGAATTGCCGCCGGCACGGGAGAAGGCAACAACGTGGACATAGG is part of the Bacillota bacterium genome and encodes:
- a CDS encoding S8 family serine peptidase, with the protein product MSTFPRSSLGADQYTLMSATSMAAPFVAGLAGLVWTAPWGTSNTAVRDRIQSTVDPIVTDQPIGGRINAARAVGAR
- a CDS encoding S8 family serine peptidase; translation: MSRKLITMLLIVACVLSLVVTSGAKVTILEENVPFYGDLDGNKLSDDLDDLLAKRSPGEKISVIVVLDRAPQDEVLHDLSLGAAELKGRWEHAIQGFSVDMTPGRIRAMARHPFIQRIDLERTYHALGLGSATTWTGVQAARSTYAVCGDRDGNRLTYSRDDVVIAILDTGIHAGHVDLDGGKVIGWFDAINGRTTAYDDQGHGTHVAGIAAGTGEGNNVDIGVAPGAALVGIKVLNRQGSGNTTQIINGINWMINNRATFNIRVGNMSLGSSGSSDGTDSLSQAVNNAVNNGIIMVVAGGNSGPALRTTGSPAAAANAITVGALHAPGDRGWALAAFSSRGPTADNRTKPNITAPGANINAPSHTSSTGYVSQSGTSMAAPSIAGVIGLMLDANYSLTDSGVKDKNWSQLIQ